Part of the Arthrobacter sp. MMS18-M83 genome is shown below.
TCCACCAGCGCCCACAGCTCCAGGGCAAAGGCAACCAGTCCCAGAATGAAGTAGATCCCACTCTGGATGTATGAAATCAAAAATTTTCCGTCCACGCCCTCCAGCCTAGCCGTCAAGCGACTTGAGCGCTTGCTCCAAATCCACCCAAAGGTCTTCGACGTTCTCGATCCCGACGCTCATCCGGACCAGATTGTCCGGCACGCTCAGGGGCTCGGCCGTGTGGCGACGCCGTCGTTCGATGAGGGACTCGACCCCGCCCAACGATGTCGCAGGGATCCACAACTGCAACGCGCGCACCAGTCGATCTGCGGCTTCGGCACCACTGCGGGTTCCGTCTCCGGCCAATTGGATGCACAGGATCGAGCCGAAGCCCTTCATCTGCGATTTGGCCCGCTCATGGCCGGGATCGTTTCGCAAGCCCGGGAAACGGATGGACTCGACACGCGGGTGGGTGCTCAGCCGCTCGGCCAACGTTGCGGCGGAGGCTTGGGAGCGCTCGATCCGCAGCGCCAGCGTGCGTAGGCCGCGGAGCGCGAGCCAGGCCTCGAAGGGACCGGCGATGCCGCCGTGGATAATGCGGTGGTGGAGGAGTTCCGCGCGCAGTGCCGGATTGGATGTCACCAAGGCGCCGAGTACGACGTCGGAGTGGCCGGCGAGGTATTTGGTCACGGAATGGAGCACGACGTCGGAGCCCAGGCTGAGGGGCTGCTGAACCAACGGCGTGGAGAAGGTGTTGTCCGTGACCACGATAGCTCCGGCTTCATGGGCAGCGGTGGCCAGGGCCCGTACGTCGGCGATGCCGAGCATCGGGTTGGTGGGGCTCTCAATCCACAGCATGCTGGCGGGCTTTCCATCCGCGGGGGCGAGCTGCGCCTTGACTGCGTCGGTGTCCGCGATGTCGACGGTCCGCAACTCAAGAATTCCCTTGGCCGCGAGTTCGGCGGCCATAACGAGGGATCCCGCGTAGCTGTGCGTCGGCATGACGAGGACTCCGCCAGCGGGCACGAGTGACAACGCGGAGCTGACCGCGGCCAGGCCCGAAGCGTAGAGCAAGCCGGGCAACCCGGCGCCTTCCAACTGCGCCAGCGCTTCCTCGAAAGGATCCCAGGTGGGGTTGGCATAGCGTCCGTATCCGCGGTCGCCGTCGCTCAGTGCCCCCGTGCCGAAATATGTGGAGGACAAGACGATGGGCGGGTTGACGGGTTGGTCATGGCTTCGTTCGGGACGGCCTGCCGCCACCACCACAGTGTCGGGGGACAGGGCTGAGGCATGTTCTCGGGAAAGACTCATTGCTTCAGCCTACGGCCGGAGGGGACCGGGTTGGAAAGCTATTACGGCCCCGCCCGCCAGGAGCTCAGGCGAGCCGAGCGACTAAGGCGCCACCGGCAAGAGCGCGTTTGCGGCAGTGTGCGTTCCGCTGGAGTGGGCTGACGCCGTCGTCGGGTTCTGTCAGTGTTCCTCTGTACGCTTAGATCCGTGAATACGCAGCGCCTTAAGCAGGACCAGAGCCCCATGGCGGACCAGCGCCCCGGGCTCTTCATCGCCTTCGAAGGCGGGGACGGGGCAGGCAAGTCAACGCAGGCCGCCCGTTTGGCCGAGGCTCTTGAGTCCCTCGGCTTTTCCGTGCTGCGCACTCGCGAGCCCGGCGGCACGCCCATCGGAGAAAAGCTGCGTTCCCTGGTGTTGGACCACGGCCACGGCACCATCGATCCCCGGACCGAGGCCCTCATCTTCGCAGCTTCCAGGGCCGCCCATGCAAGCCAAGCGATCCGACCTGCCCTGGCTGAGGGCTCGGTGGTCATCACGGACCGCTACATCGATTCCTCCGTCGCCTACCAGGGTGCCGGCCGGGACCTTGGAACCGTAGATGTCAGGCGACTCAACGAGTGGGCAACCGAAGGCCTCGAACCTGATCTGACGGTGCTCTTGGATGTCCATCCGGGCGAAGGCCGGGACCGCAGGACCGCGGGTGACGCCATCGAGGACCGGCTCGAGTCCGAACCGGATGACTTCCACGCCCGCATCCGTGCCGCGTTCCTGGAGCTGGCCGCGGCCCACCCGGAAACCTACCTTGTGCTGCCCGCCAAGGATCCCAAGGAGGACCTCGCCAATCAGATCCTCGGCCGCGTTCAGGAATTGCTCGGGAGCCGCAGGTGACCGTCTGGGACGAACTCCAAGGCCAGGCGCCCGTCGTCGCGCAATTGCGCTCGGCAGCCCAAGGCGACGGCCCCACGCACGCTTGGCTGTTCACCGGGCCCCCAGGCTCGGGACGATCCAACGCGGCCAAGGCATTCGCTGCCGCGCTGAACTGTGAGCAGGACGACGTTGCCCTCCGTGGCTGCGGCGAATGTGCATCATGCCGGACCATCCTTGGCGAGACCCACTCGGACGTGACCTTTGTCCGCACGGAGAAGGTCACCATCACCATCGAAGAAGCCCGGCAGCTGGTATCCAAGGCCGGCGACCGGCCGGCGACGGGACGCTGGCGGATCATTGTGGTGGAAGACGCTGACCGCATGGCCGAGCGCACCACCAATGTGCTACTCAAGGCCATCGAAGAACCCACACCCCGGACCATTTGGATGCTGTGCGCGCCGTCGCCCGCGGACGTGCTGGTTACCATCCGCTCGCGTTGCCGCGCGGTAAACCTCCGGCTCCCACCTGCGTCGGACGTCGCCGCACTGCTGGTGAGGCGCGACGGCGTCGACCCCGCCATCGCGGACCGGGCCGCGCGGGCAGCCCAAAGCCACATCGGAATTGCACGCCGGTTGGCCCGTGATCCTGAAGCCCGCGAGCGCCGGCTGGAGACGGTCCGTTTCCCGCTGTGCCTGCGGGGCGTCACGGCCGCCGTGATGATGGCGGAAAAGCTGGTCAAGATCGCGACCGATGAGGCCAACAGCTCCAACGACGAACGTGACGCCGCTGAGAAGATCGCCCTGCTGGCGAGCCTGGGCGCTCCGGAGTCGGGCACCCTGCCGCCGTCGATGCGAAGTCAAGTAAGGCAGCTTGAAGAAGACCAGAAACGGCGGGCCAAGCGGTCCATCACCGATTCCCTGGACCGCACCCTCACCGACCTGCTGTCCTTCTACCGGGACGTCCTGGTCATCCAGCTCGGGAACGCCGTAGAACTGGTCAACGTTGAACTCAGGACTGAACTGGAAGCTTACGCGTCTGGTTCCACCCCGGAAATCACCTTGGCCCGTATGGATGCCATCAACAAGGCGCGTGTGCGGATCACCACTACCAACGTGGCACCGCTGCTGGCCGTCGAGTCCATGGCGAGCAGCCTGATTCAGCAATAGCCGGATAGTTTAGAACTACAGCACGCTTCCCCAGCACGAGGAGTAACGCATGACGCCCGCTAGACGCCGGCCCACCGGGTCCACTTCGCGGACACGGTTCCCGTCCCCGCGGCGGGCCGCAGCGGCAATCGCGGCCACCATTTCCGCCAGCCTGCTCCTGAGCGGCTGTGTGTTCTCCGTGCCTGCTACTGGAAACGGGTCCGGCAGCGTCAGCACGCCAGACGCGTCCATCGCAGCTGCGGCGCCGGACAGGCTACGGGAGTTCTACTCCCAAGAGGTGAGTTGGACGTCCTGCGAGCAAGGATTCCAGTGCGCCAAGATCAACGTGCCGGTGGACTATGCCAAGCCTGATGCAGGCAACATCTCCATCGCCGCCATCCGGCTCCAGAGCCAGGGCGCCAAGAAAGGCTCGCTGCTGGTCAATCCCGGAGGTCCCGGGGCCTCAGGCTACGACTTCGTGCGGGACGCGGCCAAGACGCATTTCACCGACAAGCTGCGCTCCAGCTTCTCTCTGGTGGGTTTCGATCCCCGCGGAGTCAAGCGTTCTGCACCGGTGACGTGCCTCAGCGATGCCGAGCGTGATGCTTCCCGGGAGAAGGCCTACGCCTACGGCACGGACCAAGGCATCAATGCTGCCTTGGCCGATGCCAAGGCCGTCAATGCCAAGTGCGTGGAGAAGTCCGGGCCAGCCTTGGCTCACATAGACACCGTTAGCTCAGCCAAGGACATGGACATCCTCCGCGCAGTCCTGAACGACGCCAAGCTCAACTATCTCGGCTTCTCCTACGGCACCTCACTCGGCTCCACCTATGCCTCCTTGTACCCGGACAACGTCGGCAAAATGGTGCTGGATGGCGCGGTGGACCCGGCCCTGAGTAACGAGGACGTCACCGCGGGTCAGGCGGGAGCGTTTGAATCAGCGCTCCGCAGTTATGTGGCTGATTGCCAAGCAAAGTCCGGATGCCCCCTGACAGGAAGCGTCGATGACGGCGTGCGGCAGATCCGGGACCTCATGGCGGACGTCGAGCAGAATCCCAAGCGGGCCAAAGACGGCCGCCTCGTGACAGGGGCGACGTTTGCCAGCGCCATCTTCACGCCGCTCTACAGCAACGAGTCGTGGCCGGTCCTTACCCAGGCATTGGAAGCGGCGGTCCAGGGCGACGATTCGCTCATGCTTCGGATTGCCGACTTTGGCGCGGACCGGGAACCGAACGGCACCTACAGTTCAAACACCACGTTCGCGTTCAACGCCATCAACTGCCTGGACTACCCGATGGTCTCGGACACCGCGGGGATGCGCGCCGAGGAAGCCCGCCTCAAGCAGGTCTCCCCCACCTTCGGCTACTACTTCGCCTACGGCGGCATCAACTGCAAGGACTGGCCGTACAAGCCACTGCACACGCCAGCGCCGGCCAAATACACAGGCACGGCTCCGGTTGTGGTCATCGGCACTACCGGAGACCCCGCCACGCCTCTCGCCTGGGCAGCCTCGCTGCGGAAGCAACTCGGCAGCGCCTCCTTGGTGACGTGGAAGGGTGAAGGGCACACCGCCTACGGCCGCTCTAACCGCTGTGTGTCCGATGCTGTGGACAACTACTTCGTGGATGGAAAGGTACCCTCAGACGGGATCATCTGCTGAATTTGTTGGTCGGCCTGGCGGGCCGGCGGGCCGCCCGGCGGGCCGCAAAGGCCCCATGGCAAGGGCGGCAACCATACGCTCCGGTGCGGCACCACGCCGTCGCGCGGTAACCCGTTGCCGCAGACTAAATGGAGTTCGCTGGCCGGATGCAGTTGCCACAGGCCATGATGCGGCGCAGCCGAGATGCACGTGAGGACACCGCCGTGCCGATAAGCCTCAGCAAATTCCGGCGGGGCGCCGGGCAGGGCTACGACCCCTCGGTAGGGGACCACCACGGCGCCCCTCCGTCCCGCGGTCCTGAGCTGCCACGCGCCGACTCCGGCTTTGAGAAGATCCCTGCGCAGGGCCGTGCCGCCTCGAGCACGAAGGGCTGCCTTGAGATCCATGGCTCCACGATGCCTCCCGGCGGCGTACATTCGGAGCCCTGCAGTTGCCTATGTGGATAACTCCGCGCTTTCCGTCCTCCACGTCCTACCAGCTTTGCCTACAAGTCGGCTGCGCAAGTAGCGGACTGGCGGCTCGCGGGATGCGGGTGCTGGCGGAAAAGCGGTAAGTCGTTGCGGGAGCGGCCGCTAGAGGCGTGCCGCGCGGGGCTCCAGCAGCGCGGGAAGGTACTTGACTGAGGGCACGACGGCGGTGGCGCCGGCCGCTCGCAAAGCCGCCTCGGAGTGGAAGCCGGTGAGCACGCCCACCACGGCGGAGGCGCCGGAGCGCACACCGCACAACATGTCCGAACTCGTGTCCCCCACCACAACGACCTCACGGACATCATCCAGGTCAAGGGCGAGCACGGCGGTGAGGATCATGTCCGGGTACGGGCGTCCGCGGCCGGCGTCTGCGGGGCACAGGCTGAGATCGGCTTTCCCCATCCAGCCCAGCGACTCAAGCACCATGTTCTG
Proteins encoded:
- a CDS encoding trans-sulfuration enzyme family protein; this translates as MSLSREHASALSPDTVVVAAGRPERSHDQPVNPPIVLSSTYFGTGALSDGDRGYGRYANPTWDPFEEALAQLEGAGLPGLLYASGLAAVSSALSLVPAGGVLVMPTHSYAGSLVMAAELAAKGILELRTVDIADTDAVKAQLAPADGKPASMLWIESPTNPMLGIADVRALATAAHEAGAIVVTDNTFSTPLVQQPLSLGSDVVLHSVTKYLAGHSDVVLGALVTSNPALRAELLHHRIIHGGIAGPFEAWLALRGLRTLALRIERSQASAATLAERLSTHPRVESIRFPGLRNDPGHERAKSQMKGFGSILCIQLAGDGTRSGAEAADRLVRALQLWIPATSLGGVESLIERRRRHTAEPLSVPDNLVRMSVGIENVEDLWVDLEQALKSLDG
- the tmk gene encoding dTMP kinase; translated protein: MADQRPGLFIAFEGGDGAGKSTQAARLAEALESLGFSVLRTREPGGTPIGEKLRSLVLDHGHGTIDPRTEALIFAASRAAHASQAIRPALAEGSVVITDRYIDSSVAYQGAGRDLGTVDVRRLNEWATEGLEPDLTVLLDVHPGEGRDRRTAGDAIEDRLESEPDDFHARIRAAFLELAAAHPETYLVLPAKDPKEDLANQILGRVQELLGSRR
- a CDS encoding DNA polymerase III subunit delta' — translated: MTVWDELQGQAPVVAQLRSAAQGDGPTHAWLFTGPPGSGRSNAAKAFAAALNCEQDDVALRGCGECASCRTILGETHSDVTFVRTEKVTITIEEARQLVSKAGDRPATGRWRIIVVEDADRMAERTTNVLLKAIEEPTPRTIWMLCAPSPADVLVTIRSRCRAVNLRLPPASDVAALLVRRDGVDPAIADRAARAAQSHIGIARRLARDPEARERRLETVRFPLCLRGVTAAVMMAEKLVKIATDEANSSNDERDAAEKIALLASLGAPESGTLPPSMRSQVRQLEEDQKRRAKRSITDSLDRTLTDLLSFYRDVLVIQLGNAVELVNVELRTELEAYASGSTPEITLARMDAINKARVRITTTNVAPLLAVESMASSLIQQ
- a CDS encoding alpha/beta hydrolase, which translates into the protein MTPARRRPTGSTSRTRFPSPRRAAAAIAATISASLLLSGCVFSVPATGNGSGSVSTPDASIAAAAPDRLREFYSQEVSWTSCEQGFQCAKINVPVDYAKPDAGNISIAAIRLQSQGAKKGSLLVNPGGPGASGYDFVRDAAKTHFTDKLRSSFSLVGFDPRGVKRSAPVTCLSDAERDASREKAYAYGTDQGINAALADAKAVNAKCVEKSGPALAHIDTVSSAKDMDILRAVLNDAKLNYLGFSYGTSLGSTYASLYPDNVGKMVLDGAVDPALSNEDVTAGQAGAFESALRSYVADCQAKSGCPLTGSVDDGVRQIRDLMADVEQNPKRAKDGRLVTGATFASAIFTPLYSNESWPVLTQALEAAVQGDDSLMLRIADFGADREPNGTYSSNTTFAFNAINCLDYPMVSDTAGMRAEEARLKQVSPTFGYYFAYGGINCKDWPYKPLHTPAPAKYTGTAPVVVIGTTGDPATPLAWAASLRKQLGSASLVTWKGEGHTAYGRSNRCVSDAVDNYFVDGKVPSDGIIC